The genomic stretch TAACTGAGAGAAGGGTATGATGTTgaaaaaagtacaatactgATATGAGTACAAAGTATGTACATGTGAATTTTGTCTTGATTACTACATTAAAACTTCACTGTTCTGTGCATGGCATGTACAGGatgtcatatacagtatataggttTGTACTCTGTACAGTAGCCAACATGCAGCattaacaaagaaaacttcatgTGTACAACCTTATGCACATATGTTTTGCACAAGGTCATCAATGGCCATAAGCATGTAAAGCAAAACACAAAgcatatatttaaagtttacacattttgtttcatgtGGCTTTTATCTCCCAGAACAAAAATAATCTCTCCTCAAAATCCAAACTACAACAGGAAAAGGGCACAGTGAGTTCAGTGGTCTGATCTGGAGTCCTGcacttttctgtttctgcttaTCTGCTCTGCTGGTTTTACTTTTGTTGGATGTTTAAACGATAACTTGGTCTAATTACAATCCACAGAGTTACTGCCTGTATCCGCtgggacttttttttcttcattcaaaGGGTCTGCGGAGAAAAGAAATCTGGTGTTTTAGCCAGTTTACTGAGTTTCATCGTTTAAACATGTCGATGACCAAATATGGTCACATGGAGAGTAGAACAACATTTAAACGCACCTTGCAACTTTTTCACATCaacttttaagtgtttttttcgTTGTTTTCGATAGTTTGTACCGCTAGATAAAAGTTTAACCAAAAGCCTTTACCTCCGAGTTTCTCCACACATCCATGGCTGCTGACATTTTGAGATTATAATCCCTTTTGCGACGCACAAATCCCGTTAGTCTACGTTGAAAAAATGTGGCTGCCGGTTTTTGCCGAATAGGCTACCTGCCCTTCTCAATAAACTCCGATTTATGTCTTTCCAACCAAAGccgacaaaaaaaaaactcctgCCTCCCCTCTCACAGCCTGCTGCAGAGGAAGGCAGGACTTGTTACCATGAAAACGGGTTGTTTGCCCCCCACTTTTCTCTGGATTTGGCCCCCTGCCCTCTTCAGACAGGCATTCAGACTCTCTCCCTTGTTTATTGTCACGGTGGGGCCGAGGAGGAGTGCGGATGAATATTCACGAGTTGaagggctgctgctgctgctgatgcgaTGAAACCCATGTTACTAGCATTGCAACACATTGTCATGCTGAAACCCTCCAGACTGGTCCATAGGAATATATTTCAACCCACACACAGAGATGTCCTTCATTTGTCACAGATGAATGTGTAACCAAGCAGCCCAGAGACTAGTGGTGGAAGACTTCACAGTAGCCTAAGAAGGCCTATTAGCAAAATCCTctataaaagtaaaagtgtcattatgcagaatggcttaATAAAAGTTATACACATTGATATTGTGTTGCAGCTTGTCAAGTGGGGCTAATTTCAACTAGGCTTTTTTTATATACTCTTAAAGTAGCTTAACCCATacaaataaatcagattttctCCACCAAATGAAGTAACAAAGTGGTGATTGGGCCTGCGACCTACTGACAAATGCCCTTAAATTTGCAGTAATATGAACTGGGTGTCTGGCGACATTCCCGGGAAAGTTCACATTGTACACTGTTTGTATCTCTGGGAAGTGAGATCCAAACGCACACCTGCAACTACCGCTTATCGCCATAGGTGCCACTAAAGACAACAAAACTCAGATCTTCGAgattgtaaatataataatctgaatctgcaataTGTAACTAATGTTGTCAGATAATTAAAGTAGCATATAATGAAATTATTAagataaagtacaagtacctcaaaattgtacttaagtacagtttgtctataatataatatattgatcagatattttgtattgtaatttGTTTACGTTACACTGCAAAAGCAACCCAGAGAAGGAAGAATAACTTGTCAAAAAGAGAGTCTGACAATATCGGCGAAGCgtttcagagatggagagaacatGTTGCTAATAGTTAAGCCTTCTGCTACCAGTAGCCAAAGTCTCACGGCTGCGGTCATGATCAAGTGTTTGAAACAAATGACTATACTCATTCAGGTAACTGCATGAAGCATGTGCATATGTCCATGCTCGTATGGTGGAGGGGCAGAGGACAGAAAGGAGAGATGCAGGAGTCTGCTGTTACTCTATAATAATTTAGTAACTGTGCATAGCTGTATGCCACTGTTGCATATTTCCCAACATATTCTAAAGTGTATCTAAAGTGGATGGGTTTTTGGAGTTGACcacaaaaatgaaaatattccCCCTAAATGTAATACCCCTCCAGGTTTGAGTTAACTCCACCTACATTAAACCACTTaactctctctgtgttttgctTCTGGGGAATTCACTGAGTAACAAAGAGCATATTCGTAATGTTAGCTTGTGTAATTCATCTCAGACTGTGTACTGTGCATGCTCATTTGGACACATTTCCACAAACATCTAAAGCATTGTACCAGACGACAACACGATGAGAAATCCACATGAATTCCAAACTTGTACAGTATGCTTCTCAGTGGTCAAGTGTTAAACTcccatttaaatgtgttcagctgctcacaataaaatataagtAAGTAAGCTtagtttatttactttatatagCAACTCTTTATATCAATAGCATACCATCTATTCCGTTTAagacataaacaaaataaatttgTTAGGAAACACCATTACCAAAAACAccacaaatcaaaacaaactaaatgtatctGCATTGTAGGGATTATACATGAATCATctattacttttttaaagatttactgtTCAGATAGGCTAACATGAAATACTGGGAAATATTTGAATCTGATTGATCATGTTTGAGCTTTTCTTTACTCCATTCAAACCATATTTTTGGGGGTTTGTTTGTTGGACAATTAGAAATTGTTGGAGGTTTTTCAGGAACTCCTTGtcccagaagaagaaacacaacacaaaataatacaaagttTGAACATTTACAGTTACTGCTGCTGATAAAGACACAGTTAAAAACTCCAGTACAAGTGAAGTGACCTTGATAGAAGATTGTTTCTTCAAGGTCAAATTAAACTGCTGAGCTCAgcaccaaaatgttttttttttatctgtgttcTGACTTGCCTCTAATAAAGTTGCAGCTATGACATTTGTCATTTATACATCTACAGCGCATTACTTATACAAATTAATTACAATACCCGTATGTAATTCCTTAACGCTACTGatgtgtaaaataatatttgtacgTTCTTCAAATTACATTCTCTCATGTTTCTTAACATATGGCTCTTTGAAAAAGCTCCTATTCACAATATATTCCCCATGTTATCAATCATGAAATCCTTTCACCATCCGTGGTAATCTTTCTATGCTGCTGCAAGCCACATCTTTACACCAAATGTGCAAACACTACCCATCCATAAAAGCTCTCCGTCCCGTCTCTTGGGGTGTCTTATCATCCCACCAATTTGGGAACAGAGGAAGTCACAAAACGCAGACATCCGTCATCACAGTTTGTCACATCAACTCAGCAGGAAGCCTACAAGCTCTGTCACTGTGCGGCTTTTCTCAGAGACCCACTTAAAATCTTTTCAAGGTCTCGCAAAAGAATGTCCTTCCTGAAAACACTGCAGGTCCTCACTGTTTGAGCACAAAAGACAGCGGCAGTGACTCCTTTTTGTGGGATGTTTTACCAGAATGTAACTTAAGCTTTTATTCTCATGAAATTCATTGTTTCCATTGATCACAGTGACATCTGGATTCCTCATTAAAAGCCACATCCTCTTCTTGCATGACGTGGGAGCATCAAACACAAGATCAAAACGTAACATAACTTGCATCTGCTCGCATACATTCACCATGAAATCCTTACATCCTCGAATGGGACGCTCTACTGTATTATGCTCCAAAAAAAACGTAATATACAGAACGTTTTAGAATAGACCGCAGAGCTCTGATGCTGTAAATGTTTCTTCAGACTCTCATGATTATATACCTGCCAAAGCCGAAGACTCAAGGGAATGAGTGTTCATTTTCTCAAATAAAATCCCAAAAccttatgtgtgtttgttagggATCCACTTTGAATCCCAAATCCTAAAACATTCAAAAGGGATTATTTCACAGCTCTATGGGGATTTTCCCACCTACACCTCAGATTCTTTCCCTCAGCTTCTGGATGCTCACATGGTTAGAGGGGTCGAGGGAAGTATGGAAATATTGAACCCATTTGAGAATATATTTGGTGCAATAAACACCATATCGGGTTTCAGAAACAGACCCGAGGCAGCTTTTAAACTCCGGGATTAAGTTGAGGCTGACGTGTCTAGTCAACACTCCTGACATAGAAGACTTGTTGACTAAAgacatcctctcctctttaaCACTGAAGAACCTAAGCTGCAAGGGACTTCTGCACAGAAcctgaaaataatataatgtaactaTTACTTCATTTGTTGTAATATTTGAATgcaaaacacacagtcacagtcgCTGTTCTGAGGTTGCTCAGGAAGAATAACAAGGAATGTAAGCTGTTTGGTTATTCATATTTTCAAGAGTTTACAGCCTCAGGTACATTTCAAACCTGTTTGGACTGTTTATTTTCATACAGGCAGTCTATGACCAGAGGAGAGGATAGAAAATAATACTGAAATAATATTGACTaccttgtgtgtatgtgttggcaAATCATGTGTTGTTCTTAATGCTGGGAACTCTCTATCTTTTGGACACAGTTTGTAGCATAACCAGAGTGATACactcaataaagaaaataaagtgactTGATTAGTTTTAATCATCTGTTACAAACCAGGTCGTTCTTTGATTAATGACAGAATCATTTGAACTTACATATTTTGTCTTCAAACTAAGGTTTCATTGTTGGCTCAATAACAAGTAACACCATGTTACTGTTTCTAAAAATGCTTTGAATAACTGCAGCTGCAGTTTTCCAACATACTGTGCTACTGAGGAGCAAAGTTTAGCACAAGGACAGTCCTTTATCTCGTGGCATTTTAGCTTTTCACcccacagcagcagctacaacatCAGTCTGGCTACTGACTCAGAAACTTGAAGGCAAATGTAGCGTAATGGTGTAATATTTCCTACACTGGAGTTCGTGCATGacagtttgtgcatgtgtgcgtgtttgaCAAAATGTCTCAATTTGAACTGAAACATGTAGTGGCATGAAGGGAAAAGTAAACACAGGTGAGTGTATAAACAATGTCTGAGGAGTGCAACAGACATTAGTTATTATCTGGATGGATCAAATTCAAAGGCTGAGGCGCCCCCTGTAGGCGGACTAATGCAAATGCAGCAcgagagctgaggggaactacTTTTCCCCCTAAACGTCAAACAGTGGATAAGACAGTCTACAACAACATCGATCAAAGTCAGCGTCTATGAACAACTTTATGTCAGTCATGTCAACAATACAACAggctataaaatacaaatactttgtGTTATCTTATCAACTCTCTAAAGATGCTACAAATACTGAAAGTTTGTTAAAAAGGTGAAAATGTCGTTAGTTTctacatatacaacatgtagaaagatgaaacaaacatcctacctgtctgtgtgtgttgttgcagtgtTTGCTCAATGATCCATTCTTTAGCAGAGAGTCTGTGTCGCTTTCTGTCTGTGCAGCCTGaaaactgattttcttttttttttcttttttctacgGAAAAATAGTCTCCTCcgagcagaaaaaaaaagggaaaaatggaCTGCACAGGAAATGATGACGCAGCTGTATGGAAATCATTTTTGCTcaataaaaaagaagatgcaGAAAACTACcaaacatatacagacacattaaATGGAGTACTTGTTTAGTTCTCAACAGATTTTATTGAAGAGTTTAACTGCACATTTCTAGGGGATTTCCAGAGGTTTTTGAGTCAATAAAAGTGGTGCCATGTCATGACTAGTTTTTTGTATCATCTAAGGTACTTTTACCCTAAATGACACAGTAAACATggctgttaaattgtaaaaggAAATAATACAGATTATTATTGGCAGTGTCAAATTCTTATGAATCAAAAAAACTGATGTACACACAGTGAACAGTGAGATTTACTCGGCCAcaaaagcagcagcactaaAACTCTATTACTGAAAAAACAATGCGTTCACCCAAAACTGGATTACCATCAGGGGCAAAACTGTTGTGTGGCCCCAGACCTCCAGGGACACCAAAGTTTGTCAGAGTGGCTAATTATGTTATGGTTACAAATTTGCTTGGCAATATGCACAGTCATGGCCCTGTCATATAGGGGGGGCCTGTGTCAAAATTCAGTTTTGGAAGTATTTCTATGTACACATTAGGGCTACAAGCCTGCCAGTAAAAATTATTTTCATATCGTTTCATCTGCTGATTATGTTTTCTAGACTATTCGATTAATCGTTTTGTACAATGTCTGAAAATAGTGactgtccatcccagtttctcaaagtcctaGGTGATGTATTTAGGGCCATGCAACCTATTTAAAAGCACATCTGCATAATATTTCTCATAGTGGTGATGACTAACTATCTACAAGTATTGTGTTCATGAAAAATGCACATACAGCTGTAAAAACTGGTAAGCACTTTGTTCAGCTGGTCAGGCCTGCAGTTAACTTAAAGCATGAAGAGTTTCAACACATCACAAATattacattgatttattttcaaagttaaaaGGTATAACATAGACAATAGTTAAGAACACTTTCATAGGTCCGTACACAGCCCAACTATACACAAAATAAACTTATTTGCACTCAGAATAACACCACTCTGTCATACTAATGCTGCCTGATAGACAACAAGGACCTTCTGATGGTAGACCAACACATCAAAGTGCCAAAGTAAAAGACTATTCATTAGATTTGTTAAGGTAGTTAAAGAGGGCACTGATTTCAAGAGGGTCTTCAACAGACGAGGATCAATAGCACAGCTACGATAACTATGACATCACCAAGACATTGCATCGATTTCTGCAACAGAGTTCAGTGAAACTATTTTTGaaagatgtaatgtaatgcattaaATGATGGATTTCACTCCAGTTATCAGACATTAGACATGAAGGAATGAAggattcaaaacacatttataaaagattcattataaaacatgcattttcaaAGAAGGCTGAAAgatttatatattgtacaccttttcctttcctcctgTGGTGAGAGCAGTAGTTTCACGTTATATTAGTTTTGGGGTAGAAGCTACATGTTAACAGATCATCACTGCAGCCAGGAGCCTGCTCCAGTTACATCTGGATGTTTTACTCTGAAAGCCAGTTTGGCTTGTAAATGTGAAAGACTGGTCAGCTTTGGACTGAAATAATTAGAGAATGTTGTAAAATATTCACgtgaaagatttatttttatcccACATTTATTAAGTGTCTGAAATCAAATTCTTCACTGCAAATTATCTGGTGACTTGGCACTTCTGCAAACTAGACAGCCAGCAGAGAGTAAATTCTGCTTTTTAAATTCATTCAAGATTGTGCAAAAATGAATTGACTGTTATCTCTTGTGCTGCCTGCAGACTAAATAAGAGTTCCCAGCTTTGATTATACATTTGACGGGGAATTCTGCTCTACATATCCAGATTATTTCACCATGTTCACCTTGGAAGTGTCACACTTAATGAGATACAAACCACAAATGAGAGGGAGGAAGCGATACAAATTGAGGGCTCTGtcacagtgttttgttttgttttttttgctcccACCAGTAACTTGCGATCGCAGGGCAGTTTAACTGAGAACAACATGGCGGTCGAACACAGACTTCCTCTGTTCCTGGACCTGCCTCCTCCAGCGCTGCTGGGCATGCTCCACTTTGTTCAGCATGTTGGGTCGAGAGTGTGACTGGGACAGAACATTGTGAGCGTTGGCAAAAGGCTGCTGGTCCTGAAAATAcagaatggaagaaaaaaaaaaacacgattAGCCTAAAAAGGTATGACATAGGCGAGTAGGTCAATCATATGTCCATCTTTCAAGACTCCTAAATAGATCAAATGGGAAAAACCAATGCAGCATAGCATCACAATATTTTGCAGGCAATATTGTATTGATGCAAGGACGCCAAGTGTTGATCTTTTATTACATAAACTATTATTGCAAATAGGAATTTTGTCACAatttagtattagtattatctTAATTTGTTCTTTATTCTGTGCATTGATTCTACCAAGTTTTCTTTACGTTAGTAACGTGTCATTTTACTCTCATTACTGGGTTTTCTTGATTCCAAGTCTCTCTgcaaaagtattattttaagtGCTATACAATGAGTTGCTATTGTTACTCTGAGAACAAACCCATactaaaagtaaagaaaagattGGGAGGATCAAAGACTAAAACATTCCAAGCCCAACCTTTCCTCGATAATTAATGTAGAAGCAGTACTTCCACTTATACTGGTTTTGCATTCAAATCTCTCCCCTTTGTTTTGGTCACAGTCCCAGGCAGTGACAGTTTGGAGACAAAGAGTCTCAATTTGATAattgtcattattatatatactgtcattattatatatattatatatacactgtcATTTTCTAGCTTTCGTGTTTGCAGGAGGTAATTCTCCTACCATTTGCCGTGTCagttaattacatatattcCATTATTTCCAAACCGACAGCAAACCAGTAACCTCCATAAAGTTACCAGTCACAGCATATTTACCAGAACATCCTCAGACTAATGTTTCACGAAACCCATTCGAAACATTTTGGTGCTTGATGCACGCTTAGTTCTTAGCTTTTTTAAGGAGAAATCTCCCTGTCAACAAGTCCTCTTGCCAGAACTAGCGAAAGCagaagctctctctctcgctctagagaggagagagcgagagaggagagagagagagggagagagagagagagagagagaagagcagagagagagagagaaagagcagcgaaagagagacgagagaagaaaaagaggaagagaggagagccgagagaaagagagaaagagcgagagaaagaggaaccgaagaaaggagaaagacacAATAAACCGTCGAGTACGCAAGAGGGAAAATGATCGCTAGACAAATCCTCACTCATCCTTTCCTATCTCTAcgctctcctccactctctccctctctcctctctctccctctcttcccctctccctctctctctcccccctcaggCAAAGGCAAGTCAGTGTTTGCCGTTGCCATATCGTGGTATCTAGTAGGAACTTAAGATCCATTATAATTCAATGTTTTCTGGGAAACTTGTTTAGTGCTTTCCTGCTGCCACTGTAAGAACATTCTTCTTCACTGATGGCGCAGAGACAAGACAGTTGCTACACTGGGAGAACAGAGAGTGACCGTCTTTGCTTCTTGAACACATTTTAGAAACAGAATACCGTTTGGCTTTGGAAATGAAACCAGTCTACTAAAGAAGTTCAATTTTACAGTCAAGTTTACTTCCATTTCCGTTTAATCTGGACTTCAGCTACAATTAGTGATCTCATTCGGCTACTTCCCCTTTGTCATGCCCACGTTTACATAAATGACCAGTTGCTTTCCAGCTACATTAACCCAGCTTCTTTTAAATCACATGACCTGATAAAGAAACCCGGTCTGTCGTTTTAATGATGTTTAAGTATCAGGTTACTGGCAAAAGCACGTCGAGAGgatgatgtgatgtgtgatgaGACCAGAAAAGGGTTAAAGCTTGCCTGCATCGTGCACTAGTTTGACAGTTTTCCTGCTGCCGCTCTTTGCCTGCGATTGTGGAAACTAATGGATCCGATAGCGAGTGAGAAACCACTTTTAAAGGTCTGTTTGGAGCAGGCATTACCACACAGTGTCACTGATCTGGTTTAGCTtgtaccctaaccctaactttGTTAGATTTGAACTCACAAAGCATGAATCCCATGTGACACGTTGTGCAAAGGGAAGTTATTGACACGTTGACAAGAACATTTTCCGATTTCCGTTTTCTGGGTAGAAGGGTGGGGCAGTACAGTAATTACcatgatataaaatgttattgtacTTTCCAACTGCCAGTTGCAATGCTGTAATATCAAGAAGAACACATACCCCAACATCATCATCACTTTGGATAAGCTGGGAATGTCCAAACAGGCGCCTCTTCAATATGGGCTCCAGGAGAGTCAGGTAGACCAtgtagagcagcagcaggcccAAAATGGAGAGGTACATTATGATGGTGAACTAAATGTACAGAAGGATTACTGATTAGTTTGGTTTCCTTTGAACATGTGTAGGattcaaacaaagaaaacagtgaaTTAAGTGACTAGTCAATAAGTCGATTAATATCTAAGTTGACAGACAATTTATTGAACATAAGAATCTAATAATTTTTTAAAAAGGCGTATTTCAACCAAAACTGCGAGAGCCAAATATTCactgattccagcttctcaaatgagaGGATTAGTTGCTTTTACTTTATATcatcattgtaaattgaatatcttggGGTTTTCCATTTAGACCAAAAAAAAGCTATTTGattatgtgaaataaaataaaacaaccgATTAATCGATATTGGATATAATCATTAGGTGCAGCCCGAGAGGGAAGTAAGAGactaaacaaataaaacgtAATTAAAAAACCCTTGAATTTACCTTAATAGTCCCTGAGCTCCTCTCTTCATATTTACACTCGCATCGTAAACAGTACGCCTCCACATCTTTTCCTTCAACCGGCATGGGTTCAACGACATGGAGACAGTTactgaaaataagaaaataacattaacaaacTAGTAGTAAGCCGGAAAATAACAGCCTGTGTCGTTGAGAGAAGTGTAGTGACACATCACTTTACATACCAGTCTTTGAGAGAGACATTTTGTTTGTAGATTTGCCCCTTGAACTCTCTGTAGGGCGGACAGATGCATTTACAACGGATGTCTTCAGAATTCTGTAACAGAAAGATCAAATGTTCATATCTTCGTTTGTTTTTGCTCTTCTGCCTCGTCACACATAGCTGCACATTTA from Cottoperca gobio chromosome 3, fCotGob3.1, whole genome shotgun sequence encodes the following:
- the tmem9b gene encoding transmembrane protein 9B; the encoded protein is MKSVFLLEAFSVACFVLLNQVTAKNSEDIRCKCICPPYREFKGQIYKQNVSLKDCNCLHVVEPMPVEGKDVEAYCLRCECKYEERSSGTIKFTIIMYLSILGLLLLYMVYLTLLEPILKRRLFGHSQLIQSDDDVGDQQPFANAHNVLSQSHSRPNMLNKVEHAQQRWRRQVQEQRKSVFDRHVVLS